A genomic stretch from Oleomonas cavernae includes:
- a CDS encoding fatty acid desaturase produces the protein MPAVEAKTPKTEPESWIAKLNAYRQASPWRGTFELVITVVPFALAWVAMLLAVDFEQYWLYALLLPPTAGLLVRLFMIQHDCGHGAFFPNTAGNNWTGRVISVLTLTPYDVWRRAHAIHHATAGNLDRRGIGDVDTLTVREYQARSRWGRFAYRLYRNPAVLFGLGPIYLFILQSRVPLGFMRKGWTPWLSAMATNLAIAVGTGLIVWTLGPAALLMVHLPVVLLGAAAGVWLFYVQHQFEGTHWSGSENWNFYDAALHGSSYYVLPRILRWFTANIGMHHVHHLSSRIPYYRLPEVLRDHPEPNNVSRLTLWQSLKCVRLTLWDESQRRLISFKEMRALYGTGGALA, from the coding sequence ATGCCGGCAGTCGAAGCCAAGACCCCGAAAACCGAACCCGAAAGCTGGATCGCCAAGCTGAACGCCTATCGCCAGGCCAGCCCCTGGCGCGGCACCTTCGAGCTGGTGATCACCGTGGTGCCCTTCGCCCTGGCCTGGGTGGCGATGCTGCTGGCCGTCGATTTCGAGCAATACTGGCTCTATGCCCTGCTGCTGCCGCCGACCGCGGGCCTGCTGGTGCGCCTGTTCATGATCCAGCACGATTGCGGCCATGGCGCCTTCTTCCCCAATACCGCCGGCAACAACTGGACCGGCCGCGTCATCAGCGTGCTGACCTTGACCCCCTACGACGTGTGGCGCCGCGCCCATGCCATCCACCATGCCACCGCCGGCAACCTGGACCGGCGCGGCATCGGCGATGTCGATACCCTGACCGTGCGGGAATACCAGGCCCGCTCGCGCTGGGGCCGCTTTGCCTATCGCCTGTACCGCAACCCGGCGGTGCTGTTCGGCTTGGGGCCCATCTACCTCTTCATCCTGCAAAGCCGGGTGCCCCTGGGCTTCATGCGCAAGGGCTGGACGCCGTGGCTGTCGGCCATGGCGACGAACCTGGCGATCGCCGTGGGCACCGGCCTGATCGTCTGGACCCTGGGGCCGGCGGCCCTGCTGATGGTGCACCTGCCGGTCGTGCTGCTGGGGGCGGCGGCCGGGGTCTGGCTGTTCTATGTCCAGCACCAGTTCGAGGGCACCCACTGGTCGGGCAGCGAGAACTGGAATTTCTACGACGCGGCGCTGCACGGCAGTTCCTACTACGTCCTGCCGCGGATCCTGCGCTGGTTCACCGCCAATATCGGCATGCACCATGTCCACCACCTCTCGAGCCGGATCCCCTATTACCGCCTGCCCGAAGTGCTGCGCGACCATCCCGAGCCCAACAATGTCTCGCGCCTGACCCTGTGGCAGAGCTTGAAGTGCGTGCGCCTGACCCTGTGGGACGAGAGCCAGCGCCGCCTGATCTCCTTCAAGGAAATGCGCGCCCTCTATGGCACGGGCGGCGCCCTGGCCTGA
- a CDS encoding YbaN family protein, with amino-acid sequence MAQHTDKVKQAIWLAAGLVMVALGVIGAFLPLMPTTIFLIMAGWCFARSSPRLEAWLLNHPRFGGLLRDWRDYRAIPRRAKIAACAGMVLGFCLFWLGVHPAPLLAVAVAAGLAACGAYVVTRPGRP; translated from the coding sequence GTGGCTCAGCACACGGACAAGGTGAAACAGGCGATCTGGCTTGCCGCGGGGCTCGTCATGGTTGCCCTGGGCGTGATCGGCGCCTTCCTGCCGCTGATGCCGACCACGATCTTCCTGATCATGGCCGGCTGGTGCTTCGCCCGCTCCTCGCCCCGGCTGGAAGCCTGGCTGCTGAACCATCCCCGCTTCGGCGGCCTGCTGCGCGACTGGCGCGACTACCGTGCCATCCCGCGCCGGGCCAAGATCGCCGCCTGCGCCGGCATGGTGCTGGGCTTTTGCCTGTTCTGGCTGGGCGTCCACCCCGCCCCCCTGCTGGCCGTGGCCGTCGCCGCCGGCCTGGCTGCCTGCGGCGCCTATGTGGTGACCCGGCCGGGGCGGCCTTAG
- the pyk gene encoding pyruvate kinase: protein MRRHRRAKIVATVGPASNSPAMLKALFLAGVDTFRLNFSHGTHEDHAKVHAAIRALEQETGRPIGILQDLQGPKIRVGTIKDGKIEVEAGETIRFVLAGAEGDRSAIPLPHPEIFAAVAPGHDLLIDDGRVRVRVTGLGSDFIEARVIVGGVISNRKGVNLPGTMLNLSPLTVKDRADLAFGLELGVDWVALSFVQKPSDMIEARGLIGERAGLVAKIEKPQALAHIEDIILLSDAVMVARGDLGVEIPHEDVPGRQKELVRACRLAVKPVIVATQMLDSMVAAPTPTRAEASDVATAIYDGADAVMLSAESAAGRYPVEAVEMMDRIIRSTEQHKLYHSIVAVSQPDVEHTPPHAVAAAAADLAVAIQCPAIVAYTSSGTTAARIARKRPAVPILAITPSEKVSRRLCLLWGAHSVLADNVHTYEEMVEQAAARARVEEFAKPMDLIVVVAGIPFAQAGTTNNLRVVQVGA, encoded by the coding sequence ATGCGCCGTCATCGCCGAGCCAAGATCGTCGCCACCGTCGGGCCGGCGAGCAATTCGCCGGCGATGCTGAAAGCGCTGTTCCTGGCGGGGGTCGATACTTTCCGCCTGAACTTCAGCCACGGCACCCACGAGGATCACGCCAAGGTCCACGCCGCCATCCGCGCGCTGGAACAGGAGACGGGGCGGCCCATCGGTATCCTGCAGGATCTCCAGGGCCCCAAGATCCGCGTCGGCACGATCAAGGACGGCAAGATCGAGGTCGAGGCCGGCGAGACCATCCGCTTCGTCCTGGCGGGGGCGGAGGGCGACAGGTCGGCCATCCCGCTGCCGCACCCGGAAATCTTCGCGGCGGTGGCGCCGGGCCACGACCTGCTGATCGACGACGGCCGCGTGCGCGTGCGCGTGACCGGCTTGGGAAGCGATTTCATCGAGGCGCGCGTCATCGTCGGCGGGGTGATTTCCAACCGCAAGGGCGTGAACCTGCCCGGTACCATGCTGAACCTGTCGCCCTTGACCGTGAAGGACCGGGCCGATCTCGCCTTCGGCCTGGAACTGGGGGTCGACTGGGTGGCGCTGTCCTTCGTGCAGAAGCCCAGCGACATGATCGAGGCGCGCGGGTTGATCGGCGAGCGGGCCGGGCTGGTCGCCAAGATCGAGAAGCCCCAGGCCCTGGCCCATATCGAGGATATCATTCTGCTCTCGGACGCGGTCATGGTGGCGCGCGGCGATCTGGGGGTCGAGATCCCGCACGAGGATGTGCCGGGCCGGCAGAAGGAGCTGGTGCGGGCCTGCCGCCTGGCCGTGAAGCCGGTGATCGTGGCGACACAGATGCTCGATTCGATGGTCGCGGCGCCCACGCCCACCAGGGCGGAGGCTTCGGACGTGGCCACCGCCATCTATGACGGCGCCGATGCGGTCATGCTGTCGGCCGAATCGGCGGCCGGGCGCTACCCGGTCGAGGCGGTCGAGATGATGGACCGCATCATCCGCAGCACCGAACAGCACAAGCTGTATCATTCGATCGTCGCCGTCTCGCAGCCGGATGTGGAGCACACCCCGCCCCACGCTGTCGCCGCCGCCGCGGCCGACCTGGCGGTGGCGATCCAGTGCCCCGCCATCGTCGCCTATACCTCGAGCGGGACGACCGCGGCGCGCATCGCCCGCAAGCGCCCGGCCGTGCCGATCCTGGCGATCACGCCCAGCGAGAAGGTGTCGCGCCGCCTGTGCCTGCTGTGGGGCGCGCACTCCGTCCTGGCCGACAATGTCCACACCTACGAGGAAATGGTCGAGCAGGCGGCGGCCCGCGCAAGGGTCGAGGAATTCGCCAAGCCGATGGACCTGATCGTGGTCGTCGCCGGCATCCCCTTCGCCCAGGCGGGGACCACCAACAACCTGCGCGTGGTGCAGGTCGGCGCCTGA
- a CDS encoding mobile mystery protein A produces the protein MKSHVLARRALDQRLSALRGSEALARPPRGWVKAVREALGMTTGQFAARLGVSQPRIPALEKAETEGRITLNSLREAAQAMNCTLVYALVPNQPLEAMIEARAAAVAERRLAAGGDGGAVEDRGLTAYGLVTERERLIDELLCGNPKRLWDEQ, from the coding sequence ATGAAAAGCCATGTTCTCGCCCGCCGCGCCCTGGACCAGCGCCTTTCCGCGCTTCGCGGCAGTGAAGCCCTGGCCCGCCCGCCCCGCGGCTGGGTCAAGGCGGTGCGCGAAGCCCTGGGCATGACCACGGGGCAGTTTGCCGCACGCTTGGGCGTCTCCCAACCCCGCATCCCGGCCCTCGAAAAAGCCGAAACCGAAGGCCGCATCACCCTGAACTCCCTGCGCGAGGCGGCCCAAGCCATGAACTGCACCCTGGTCTACGCGCTGGTGCCCAACCAACCGCTGGAAGCGATGATCGAGGCGCGGGCTGCCGCGGTGGCCGAGCGGCGGCTGGCGGCGGGCGGGGATGGTGGGGCGGTGGAGGATCGGGGCTTGACCGCTTATGGCCTAGTGACGGAGCGGGAGCGGCTGATCGACGAACTGCTGTGTGGAAATCCGAAGCGGCTGTGGGATGAGCAGTGA
- a CDS encoding AAA family ATPase yields MPMEHFAVIQSLCRVGLATQDDKFRKQVERLLERLKKAGDAESAESLDRLLEAQQQSLALQPSKVELSRAAVGERLTNSVNPPHDRESSSPLAQIIMDPGSETPPPVLTPDLQSALDSLLQEWVDYDELRTLGVAPTQSCLIFGEPGTGKTVTAMYIATRLGLPVVLARLDGMMSSFLGTTARNIGALFEFANRYRCVLLLDEFDALAKLRDDPQEVGEIKRVVNTLLQCLDTRADLGLTIAITNHPNLLDPAIWRRFEVKIEMPLPPPDERERLIAGFLRPLSVQDSGVDLLSWASEGATGAEVRSMVNAIKRYSVLQKTGEQRGKLDPQDILAALQRYYITSAKLEDRSRLGTLRDDPKSLARALLTSEDGKFTQSTVAHLLGRDQGTISRWMREEPA; encoded by the coding sequence ATGCCCATGGAGCATTTTGCGGTCATTCAGTCGCTTTGCCGCGTCGGCTTGGCGACGCAGGACGACAAGTTCCGCAAACAGGTCGAGAGGCTGCTTGAGCGGCTGAAGAAGGCTGGGGACGCCGAATCGGCCGAGAGCCTAGACCGCCTCCTTGAGGCTCAGCAGCAATCGCTCGCGCTGCAGCCTAGCAAGGTCGAACTCTCGCGCGCCGCCGTTGGCGAGCGGCTCACTAATTCCGTTAACCCGCCCCACGATCGCGAGAGCAGTTCCCCGTTGGCCCAGATTATCATGGATCCTGGGAGCGAAACTCCGCCACCAGTCCTGACGCCAGACTTGCAAAGTGCCTTGGACAGTTTGCTCCAGGAGTGGGTCGACTACGACGAACTACGCACTTTAGGGGTGGCGCCGACCCAGTCTTGCCTGATCTTCGGAGAACCCGGCACCGGCAAGACCGTGACCGCCATGTACATCGCCACAAGACTTGGGCTGCCAGTAGTACTCGCCCGGCTCGACGGCATGATGAGTTCATTCCTTGGCACCACAGCGCGCAATATCGGTGCCTTGTTTGAGTTTGCGAACCGATACCGTTGCGTGTTGCTACTCGACGAATTCGACGCGCTTGCAAAGCTGCGGGACGACCCGCAGGAAGTCGGAGAGATTAAGCGGGTAGTGAACACATTGCTGCAATGTCTCGATACGCGCGCGGACCTTGGCTTGACGATTGCCATCACCAACCACCCAAACCTCCTCGACCCAGCGATTTGGCGACGCTTCGAGGTGAAAATCGAAATGCCTTTGCCGCCGCCTGACGAGCGCGAGCGGCTCATCGCCGGCTTCCTGCGGCCTCTTTCGGTGCAGGATAGCGGCGTGGACTTGCTCTCGTGGGCCTCTGAGGGCGCTACGGGCGCCGAGGTCAGGTCAATGGTAAACGCCATCAAGCGTTACAGCGTCCTACAGAAGACGGGCGAACAACGCGGCAAACTGGATCCTCAGGACATCCTGGCTGCATTGCAGCGCTACTATATTACCAGTGCCAAATTGGAAGATCGCTCGCGGCTTGGAACGCTGCGTGATGATCCTAAGAGCCTAGCCCGCGCGCTGCTGACCAGCGAGGACGGAAAGTTCACCCAGTCAACGGTTGCGCATTTGCTCGGTCGTGATCAGGGCACAATCAGCCGGTGGATGCGGGAGGAGCCGGCTTAG